Sequence from the Deltaproteobacteria bacterium genome:
CTTCATGTGGCGACCGGACTCCTCGCCGATGCGGATCAGCGCCTTCACGTCCTTGGGAAAACACGAGCCGCCGTATCCGACGCCCGGGAAGATGAACTGAAACCCGATGCGCCGGTCGTGGCCGATGCCCTTGCGCACCATGTTCACGTCGGCGCCGACGCGCTCGCACAGCGCGGCGATCTCGTTCATGAAGCTGATCTTCGTCGCCAGCATCGCGTTGGCCGCGTACTTGGTCATCTCGGCGCTGCGCACGTCCATGACGAGAATCGGATTCTCATTGCGCACGAACGGCCTGTACAACTCGGTCATGACCTCGGCGACGTCGGGGTCGTCGGTGCCGATCACCACGCGGTCGGGCTTGAGAAAGTCGAGCACCGCCGCGCCCTCTTTCATGAACTCGGGATTCGAGACCACGTGGAAGGGTTTGTTGGTGATCGACGCGATCGTCTCGCGCACCATGTCCGCCGTGCCCTCGGGGACCGTGCTCTTGTCGACGACGATTTTCGCGTGGCCCGACTTGTCGTCGCGCAACGTCTCGCCGATTTGCCTGGCGACCTGGAGCACGTACTTGAGATCGGCGCGGCCGTCGTGGTCCTGCGGCGTGCCCACGGCGACAAAGACGACGCGGCTCTTCAGGACGGCGGGGCGCAGATCAGTCGTGAACGCGAGGCGTCCCTCGGCCTGATTGCGCCGCACTAAATCCTCGAGCTCGGGTTCGTAGATGGGGATTTCGCCGGCGTTCAGCTTCAGGATCTTCGCGGCGTCCACGTCGACGCACACGACGTCGTTGCCGGTCTCGGCGAAACACGTGCCCGCGACGAGCCCGACGTACCCCGTACCAATGACGCAAATCTCCATCCCACTCCCCTCACGACCCTCGAAGGCGATTCCGGCGAGGCGGCGAACCTAGTAGGCGTTCTTGTCGACAAATCCCCGCGCCAGGGTCATCCAGATAATGCGAATGTCCAACCAGAGCGACCAGTTCTCGATGTAGTAGATGTCGCACTCGATGCGACGCCGCAGGTCGGTGTTTCCGCGCCAGCCGTTGGCCTGAGCCCAGCCGGTTATACCAGCTTTGACGCGGTGCCTCAACATGTACTTGGGGATCTGCGTGCGGAATTGCTCAATAAAAACGGGCCTTTCCGGACGCGGACCCACCAGGCTCATGTGCCCGGCCAGCACGTTGAGGAGCTGCGGCAGCTCGTCGAGGTTCGTGCGCCGCATGAACGTGCCGATGCGCGTTCGGCGCGGATCGTCCTTGACCGCCCACACCGCTCCGGTGGCCGACTCGGCGTCCGTGCGCATCGACCGGAACTTCAGGATGCGGAAGGTGCGCCCGTCGAGGCCCATACGCTCCTGGGCGTAGAAGACGGGACCGCGGCTCGTGAGTTTGACCAGCGCCGCCAGGCCGAGCAGCAACGGGGAAAGAACCACGAGGCCGATGGATGTCGCGACGAGATCGAACGCGCGTTTCACCAAGGCATTCCACCCGTGCATCGGCGTGTCGCGCAGGCTGACGATCGGCAATCCCTCGAATTCCTCGACCGCCGCACGCAGCGTGACGTACTGATACAGGTCGGGCACGACCTTGACGTCCACGAGCTCCTCGTCGAGGGCTTCGAGCACCTTGCGCAAACGATCGGCCGCAAAGAGCGGCAACGCGACGAGCACGAGTTCGATCCGCTCGGCGCGCACGACGTGGGCGACGTCCTCCGGCGCGCCGTAAACGGGCCGGTCGAGGACGCGCTCGGGCATGGGTGCGTCGTCCGAAAGGAACCCGATAATTTCAAGGCCGAGCTCGCGGTGATCGAGCAGGCGCGACGCGAGCCCGCGGCCGAGCTCCCCCGTTCCGACGATCAGCGCGCGACGCACGCCGATACCTCGCCGATACCGCGCGATCAGCGCGCGGCGAAACAAGACGTGTGTCGCGATGAGGGTGGCCGTCGAGAGCACGAAGAAGAGACCGAAGACGATACGGCTTGGCTTGTACTGCGCGAGAAAGAACGTGACGACGACGAAAACGAGAAACGAAATCGCGTGCGCACGCAGGACGAATGCGACCTCGCGGAACAGGCTGGGTACGGTCTTTTCGAGATTCGCGAGATTGGCGCGGAACACAACCGCCCAGATGAGCGCGACGAGCGCGCCGATCCACGCGTAGGTCGAAAACGCGGGCACGTGCGGCACGCGCAGCGCGATGAGCCCGCTTTGGAATCGGATCGGATACGCGACGAGCCAGCATGCCACCACGACGACGAGATCGATCGCGAGATTCAGACTCGACTGGAACTGGCGGCGGCGACCCAGCACGTCATACGCCCATGCGTTCGTGCCCGAACGCGGCGAATCGCTCGTCCACGAACGCGCGGATCTTTCGCGCGAACTCCTCGCGCGCGAAGGGCTCGGCGTGCGCGCGGATCGCGGCGGGATCGAAACGGCCCGCGTTCGCCTCGAACCAGCGGATGGCGGCGAGCAACGACTCGGCGGTCTGCTCCCCGAAAAAGACGCCCGTCGCGCCGGGAGGCACCGCTTCGCCCGTTAACGCGCCGCGCACGGTTTCGAGCGCGCCGCCCTTGGCGTACGCGATGACAGGCTTGCCGCACGCTTGCGCCTCGAGTGGCGTAATGCCGAAGTCCTCTTCGCCGGGGAACAGAAACGCGCGGCAGCCCCGGTAGAGCTCGGCGATTTCGTCGTCGGTGCACCAACCGAGAAACTCGACATTCGCGGGCGCGCTCGCACGAAGTCGTTCGAGGTCTTCGCCCGAACCCGCGACCTTGAGCGCGAAGCCGCCAATGCGGGCCGCTTCGAGTGCGAGATCGAGTCGCTTGTACGGCGCGAACGCCGAGACGATGAGATAGTAGTCACCGCTTGCGCCGCCGAGCGCGAAGCGGCCGAGATCGACGGGCGGATGAATCACCGTCGCGTCGCGTCCGTAGAATTTGCGGATGCGCCGGGCGACGTGCGCGCTGTTGCAGGTGTATGCGTCCACGCGCGACGCACTCGCCGCGTCCCACGTGCGCAGATGGTGCGCGAAGAACGCGATCGCCGCGCGTTTGAGGCGGCTCTTGACACGCGCCGGGCCGAAATACTGATCGTATTGATCCCACACGTAGCGCATCGGAGTATGCAGATAGCTGACGTGGCACGTGTCGGGCCCGGTGATGACGCCCTTTGCCACGCAGTGCGACGTCGAAATCACGAGGTCGTAGTTGCGAAAGTCGAATTGCTCGATCGCGTACGGGAAGAGCGGCAGGTAGTTGCGATAAGCCGTGGCCGCGCGCGGGAGCTTTTGCACGAAGCTCGTGAAGATCCGGCGTCGCTCAATCACGGGCGACAATTTGCCGGGCAGGTAGAGCAGCGTGAACAAATCGGCATCGGGCCACAGCTCGCACAGCGATTCGAGCACCTTTTCGCCGCCGCGCATGCCCGTCAGCCAATCATGAACGAGCGCGACCCGCGTACGCGGTTTCGCCAACGCGTTCATCACCGCAACCCCGATGCTTTCCACTCGCGCCGGCCAGTCGTGGGCGCGGGCCTCGGCAATGCGCGCCGCGACGACCGACGCGTCGCCCGGATCGGCGAGCGCCGCGCGAACCTCTTCGACAAACGCCTCCGGCGTCGCCGCAAGGCGGCACAGGTCGGGCCGATCGCGATACGCGGCGAAGCTCGGAAGATCGGTCGCCACGATCGGTTTGCCGCACGCCATGTATTCGTAGAATTTCATGGGAAAGCTGGCGCGCGTCGAGGCGTTATCCGCGAGCGGCAGCAACCCCACATCGAATGCGCGCACGAACGCTGGAAGGTTCGCGCGATCCTGCCGCCCGGCGAAAACGACGTTCGGTTTGACGCGCAGTTCGCCGAGATCGGTGGACGGATCGCCCCACCCTTCGGGACCCACGAGCGCGAGCACGGCATCCGGGAACGCATCGGCGACGCGCGCGAGGAGCGGCAGATCGGTCTTGTAGCCGCTCAGATTCCCGTGATAGCCGATCACCTTGCGTCCCGCGAATTGGTCGCGGGCGCCGAGCGGCAATTCGGCGCTCGCCGTTTCGAAGTGGGCGACGTCGGCGCAGTTCGGAGAATAGAACACATTCGCCGCGCGCGCGCGTTTGGCCTCGGCCAGCGCCGGGCGCGTCACGATCACGAGATCGGCGAGCGATTCCAACCGGCGCTCGGCATCGGTCAGCGACGCGACGTCCACGCCCGGGTTCGCGGCGTAGTCGTCCACGCACTGGTAGATCACCGCCGATTCGCCCAATTGCTTCACGAGTTCAATACCGGTGGGCAGAAACGTCCACAGAATCGGCCGCGTCATGCCGAGCTTCGCGGCCCAGCGTTTCACGCGGCGGCGCAGCAGGATGCGGTTGAGCGCGCGCACGAAAGCGAAACGGTGCAGCGGAATCGTGACGGGCGACAGCACGAAGACGTTGGGCTCGACCTCGCGCGCGCCGGCAAACCATCCGCGCAGCCTCGCGACAATTTTCGCAAAGTCGGACTTCGACGCGCCGGGGGGACGCAGGCCGGGATTGTTGATGTAGAGGATGCGGTTTCTCGCCGCGAGTCTGTGCATCAGGTGCTGGGCGTTCACCCACAGCGCGTCCCAGTTCGCGGACGCGACGCACACGATGTCCCGGCCTTCGAGCATGGTTCGGGCGACCTTTCGCCGACGAGAATCGCGCGCACCTTATCGAAGCGGCGTTACGATTTCAACGACGCGCCATGGCTCCATGCCGCGTGAAACACCTCGGACATGCGCTCGAATGTGAATTCCGTCGTGGCGAGCAGGCGACCGCCTTTGCCCAGACGCGCGGCGAGATCCGCGTCGTTCAGCATCCTGTCCAGCGCGTCGCGCAGGGCAACGGGGTCCGTGGGATCGACGAGCAGGCCGTTGACGCCATCGCGAACGGCCTCGGAGACGCCGCCGGAGTCGCCGCCGATGACGGGCTTGCCGAACGCGCCCGCCTCGACGAAGACGAGGCCGAAGCCTTCGATGTCGTCGCCCTCGCGACGGCTCGGCATGACGAACACGTCGCACCGAGCATACAGCGCGCGAAGCTCCTCGGGTTCGACGCGCCCGGCGAATACGATCCGATCTGCGACGCCGCATTCCCCGGCAAGCGATTCCAACCGCGCGCGATCGGGCCCGTCGCCCGCCACGAGGTAAATCGTGTCGCCGCGCCGCCCGCCCGCGTCGCCCAGCGCGCGGATCACCGTGTCGAAGCCCTTGCGCGCCACGAGCCGCCCGACCGACAGCACGACACGCCGATTCGCGTGATCGACCCCGCGCCAAGGGTTCGGCAGCGGTGGGGGATCGTACGCCGAGACGGTGCATCCGAGAGGAATCTTCACGACGCGCGCGCCGGGCTCCATCGCACCCAGGATTTCGACGAGCGGTTCGGCGATGGTCGCGACGAAATCAGCGTCGCGCAGGATGCGCCGCCACGCGAACGACCACATCGAGTCGCGCGCACGGACGATTTCGGTGCCGTAAGTGAGCACGGTGTAGGGCACGCCGAAGAGCCCTCGCCAAATCCAGGCGACCGGCCCGGCGAAGGCGAGGTAGCCGCAGACGATGCGGCCGAAGCGCTTCGTACGCCACGCGCGAAAGACCGCGAGGAAGAGCGCGATCTGGCGGAGGATTGGACGCAGCGCTCGCGGGCCGTGCTCGCTCGCGGCGATGCGCGTCAACACGGCCGGAAAGTCCCGATCGAAGGCCTCGTCGCCCGGCGTGCGGCGCGCGATGACGCGCGTGTTCGGCGTTCGCGCGGCGAGTTCGGAGACGACGGTCTGCACCCCGCCGATGTCGGGCGGGAAGTCGCGGGCGAGGACCAGTGTCGCTATTGGCGTTTCGCCTTGCTTCGCCACGACGTTTCCAGATGACCGAGAATCGTGGAGATGCGCTTCTCCCACGAATTCTCGCGGGCGATTTCCACGCGCCGCCGCCGGTCTTCCTCGTGGTCGCCGTGCAGGCAGCGCTCGATCGACTCGACGAAGGCCTGAGCGTCGCCCGCGAGTTCGACGACATGCGCGTAGTCCTCGAGCTCGGGAAGGCGCGTCGCGACCACAGGTTTGCCGGTCGCGAGATACTCGAACAGCTTCATCGGCAGCACGCCGCGCGTGTAACGGTCGATCTTGTAGGGGATGATGCACACGTCCATGCCGGCGAGGTACGCGGGCAGTTCCTCGATGCTCTTTTTCCCGACGAAGTGGACGTTGTGATAGTGGATGAAGTGCTCGATTCCGAAGCCCCGATCCGGGCCGACAAACACGAAATTCCACTCGGTGCGCGCCTCGAACAGGCGCTCCAGCAGGTGATCGTCGAGCTTGTAGTTGAGCGCGCCGACGAAGCCGATCACCGGGCGGCGCAGACCCTCCAGCTCCGGCGCCGGGCTCGCCGACGACGCGCGGTGAAAGTGCTCGAAATCGGCCACGTTGGGCACGTGGTGCGTGTTCTTGTTGTGCAGAACCTTGTCCTCATACAGCGAGCGCGCGGTGGTGAAGACCGCGTCGACGCTCTCGAGCATCTTGCGTTCCATCTGCCGCGTCACCTGAAGCCACGCCCCAGGCATCGCCGAATACTCGTCCACGCAGTCGTAACACGAGAGCGCGGGTTCGAGATGCTGCAGGTAGGGCGCGGCGGTCGGCGGATACAGCCAGAGGATGTAGTCCTTGAAACCGAGTTGCTCCAGCCGTTCCTTGATGACGGGGGACACGAGCCGATGGTTGATCTCGTTGACCTGCGGAATCTTCTGGCCGAAGGGCACCGTGCCCGGCGGACGCAGCACGTGCACGCCGGACGGATCGCGCCAATAGCGGTGCGTGTAGCCACGCCGCCCATCGGCGAGACTCGCGAGCGGCTCGACGTAGAGCACGCGAAAATCGGAAACGAGGCGCGAAGCGATCTGCTGCTTGTTGGTCCACAGCGGCGCGTCCCAGTCCGCGGTGCTGATCATCACCACGTCCCGAGGCAGATCGAAGTTGGCAAACGGGCCCATGATCCCCCTCCGGCGCGGAATACCCCTTGGTACCGGATGCTATCAGACGTGGGGACGAACGCAAGAACCTGTAACGAAGATCACATGGCGGAACCGAGGGTTATCTTTTCACGACATCTCGCCAGTCGAAGTCGCAATACCACACCTCGCCGACGTTGATCCACCGCTGCTTGACGAGAATGGTGTCCACGCTGGCGCTGGGCACCAGGTTGCGGTTGATATAGCGCACGAGCACGGTGCCGTAGTAGACCTTGTTCTTGCTGGGCTTGCCGCCCTTTTTACGGTCGATTCCGGTATCGGCGAGCGACTTGTCGGTGCTGGGGATCTTGGCGTCCTGGACCGCGCGCACGGCCTCTTCCTTGGGCATCAGGTCACGGTCGGTCTCGCCGGGCGCGGGAGTCGGCGTGGGCACCGCGCCGTCCTCGGGAATGCTCGTGCCCGGCAGGTCGAGGTCGGAGGGCGGCGGCGGGTTCTCGTCCACCTGGCAGACGACCACGGCGAAGTTTTCGATCTGCACCGCGCCGCCGTATTTTTCGGTATCCATGAGAAAATCGATGCGGCGATTGGGCACCACCATCAGGCTTACCGGCGCGTAGTGGTGCCAGATCACGAGCTTGTTGAAGTCGTTCGCCGTTTCGCACAGCTCGTCGGAAAGATCCTGGATCTTCTTGGTTTCCTTGCGGCGATCGCAGGACGCGGCGCCGACCAGCGACATGGCCAGCAGCGCCACGATCCCCACCACCAGCGCCCGTGTCCATCGCGTGTTCATGGCTTCCCCGTCCTTCGCTTCCGGTCAGTAGGCATCGGGGCGCAGATACCAACGCCCGCCGGACTTTTCCCACCGCTGGCTTTCGTGGATTCGCGCGTACCACAAGAAATAGATGCGGCCCCAGATGTCGATATCCACATGCGCCACCGCGCCGTTGGGCTCGATCTTGATGTCGTTCACGCGGTACTTCAGCACGATCTCCCGCGAGAAGTCGTTCTTGCGCATGAGCGACGCGTAAATCGCGATGAAATCGGTCTGATCCTTTTCGTTCTCGAAGTACGGGCGAATCTTCCCGCGCGTGATGTACGCCGTGAGCTTCTGGTCCTCGAGCCCGGACCACAGGCCGTCGACCCGGCCGCGCAGATCCTGCGCGCGCACCGACGCCTCGTCCTCGGGCATCGCGGCCACGGCTTCGTATTCGTCGAGACGCAGCTTCTCGTTCTTGAGGGCGCACCCGGCCATCGCCACAAGGACGAGGCCGACCACCGCCATACGCCGGATCATCGTTTCTTCTTTCCGCCTTTTTTCGTGGACCGCGCCCGGTCGCCGCCCCCGTTCGGTTTTGCGGCGGGCGCGCCGGCCGGAATCATCTTAGAAACGGCCTGCGTCTTTCGCAACGTCGCCCAGAGGACGGCCGACACGCCGAACAGGAGAAGGCTCACGACCTGGCTCTCGGAGAGCCGAAACGCGTAAAGCCCCGGCCCGGTCTCGAAAAGCGCCTCCGTCGCGAGCAGCAGCTTCCACAGACCCGTGGCGGACGCGGCGGTAAGCCCCGCCGTCGCGCTCACGTGGAAGAGCGTCATGAATCCGCGTGGATCGGCGCGGAAAAACTCGAGGCCGATGCGCGCGAGGCCGTAGAGCACCAGAAACGACGCAATCACCTGTCCGTGAAAGCGCTTGCGCGGACGCACCACGAAATACAGGAACAGGCAGATCGCGTAGGAGAGAATCGATTCGGCGAACTGCGTGGGATAGAGCGGCACGCCGGAGAGCCCGACGGACTGCGGCGGGAAGGTCACGCCGAACGGAAAATCGGCCGGGCAGGTCTTGCCGTGGCAGCAGCCCGCGAGAAAACACCCGATGCGCGCCGTGCCGAGGCCAAACGCGATGCCGGGAGCGACGAAGTCCGAATACATGGCGAGCGGGAGTTTCTGACGACGCAGGTACGCGAGGCCGGCGATCGCCCCGCCGATGAGCCCGCCGTAATACACGAGCCCGCCCTCGCGCACGTTCAGGATCTGCAGGGGGTTGTCCTTGTAGTGATCCCAAAATACGAAGCAGTGGAAAAGTCGCGCGCCGATCATCGACAGGATGACCACGTAGATGGCCATGTTGCTGATGTGCTCGGGGTCGCCGCCCGCTTCCTTGACCTGTCGGCTCGCGATCCAGATCGCGCCCAAAAACGCGCAGGCCAGCATGACGCCGTACGCATGCACGGGCACGCCGAAGATTGTGAACAGGACCGGATGCATCAGCGCGCCTCGGCCTTGCGCCCGGCGCGCAGGTTTTCGATGAGAAAGACGATGACGCCGACGACGATGGCGATGTCGGCGACGTTGAACGCCGGCCACGCGACCGACCGGTAGTGGAAGAGCAGAAAATCGACCACGCCGCCGACCGCGAGTCGGTCCCACAGATTGCCGAGCGCGCCGCCCATGACGGCGCCGAGCGCCCAGATTTGCACTCTGTCCTCGGGGCCGAGTTGCACCAGAAACGAGATCAGCGCGGCGATGGCGAGGCCCGAAACGCCGAGAAAAAACAGCACCGGGCTCGAATCGAAGAGGCTGAAAGCCGCACCGGTGTTGTACCGCAGCGTCAGGTCGAACAGGCCGGGAATCACCTCACGCAGCTCGCCCTCGGAAAACGCTCCGCGCGCGAGGACCTTCGTCCACCGGTCGAGCGCCATCACGGCGGCGCAGATCGACACGACCGGCAGCACCTTCACGCGCCAGACCGACGTCGCATTCCCACGCCGTTCCGCCGTCACGGAGTCTCCTCACGCAGGTCGGGCGGGGGAAGGATCGCGTCGTCGTTCGGCGGCTGGTCGTGACGTCGCGAATCCCACTGCATCTCATGGCGGCTCATGTCCCACAAAAAGAGCAGCACGCCCACGACGATCACGATGTCGGCCACGTTGAAGGTCGGCCAGATGCGACTACCGAACCGGAGATCGAGGAAATCGACGACCGCGCCGATGCGCAGCCGGTCACTGATGTTGCCGAGCGCGCCGCCGAGAATCATCGACAGGGCGACCGTGAGACGCAGCCGGTCGGGCGCGACCCGCGACACGAAATAGACAATGAAGCCGAGTGCGATGACCGACACGACGAGAAAAAACGGCAAGGGCTGGCCCCGGAAGAGCCCGAAGGCCGCGCCGGGGTTGAGCTTGTGCGTGATGTGGAACGTGCCCTCGACGACCGCGACGCTGCGCTCGAACGGGAAATGGCGCAGCACCCAGAACTTGGTGATCTGGTCCAGCGCGAGGCACGTGAGCGCGCCGTAGGCGACCACGAGAAACTTGTTGCGATAAACGGACAAATCGGCCTCCAGGCCGCCCGAAAAAGTCGCCCCTCACTAACGGAAAGGCCGCGCACGGTCAAGCCGCGGCGGCCTTTTCCATTCGTGTCGCGAGCGACCGTGTTCAGCCAAAAACCGGGCAGTCGCCCTCGTCGCCTTCCTCTTCGAGCGTCAGCGGATCGCCGGATTCGAAGCGGACTTCGATCCGGTAGTAGGTGCGTCCGAAGAGTTCGTCCCAGCACTCGATCCCGCCGATCTCGGTCACGTTCGAGCCGAACGTGTCGTCGCTGCCGATATCGCCGCCGCTCGCGGCGAACTCCGAGGTGCCCGCACCGGTCGGCTCCCACTGCGTGACAACGGACGCGCGTTCGGGGTCCGAAGAATTTCCGCCGTCGATTTCGACGTCGAAGATGTACGAGAACTCGCCCGAGTTGTCCGCGTGGTTGTGATAGTGGTAGGTGCCGGTGGACGGATACCCCGAGTCCTCGCCGACGAAATCGGTAAACTCGATGTCGATGCGCCGCCCGTCGGTGTAGGTGTCGTAGTCCACGTCGAAGCGGCCCGAGGCATCCCAAGTGGGATCGAGCCCCTGAAGCGCCGTGAAGTCCATGTAGAGGTTGCCCACCCCACGCCGCGCGGTATCGGTGGCGGGCGTGATCTCGCCGCCCCACACCGCCGTGAATTCGCCGTCGGTGTTCTTGGGCCGGTGCGACCACGTGTAGTCGAACTGCGTGTCGGAGACCTGCGTCATTTCGAACTGCGCCTCGACCGGCGACAGTCCGCTGGGGATGAAGGGACCCCACGTGCAGGTGTTGTCGTCACTTTGCGTCGGCGGATAGGTGAGGATCTCGTCGAGAAAACCGAGCTGGCCGAGAATCCAGTGGTTGAGACCGCGGCTGATATCGACCGTCAGATCGTAATAGACCGGCAGTTGACCCAGCGATTTGGGCCAACTCTTGCCGTCCGCCTCGGGAATCGTCACCTCGAGCGAGTCGGGGTCCGGCGCGGCCTTGAGGCAGGCGTCGCACAACTCGGTGTTCACGGCTTCGAGGCCGAACGACCCGCCCTCGGGCTCCTGAAAGCACGCCGAAAAATATGCCGCCGCCGCCGCCATCCCCAGGATGGCGAGCAATCTCAGGGTTCTCATGTCGTCTCTCCCGACCGGCTCATGGCCATCGCACGGGGATAGTGAATCGCTTTTGCCGCCGGACGTCAAGAAACATCCGTGTGACGCAATATGATGCAAACTGTGTTGCAGCGCGGATTGTGGAGAACTTCAGCGTGAGGACGTCAGCCCTGGCGGCCCGTCTCGTCAGCCCTTCCGCCCCGCGTAGTCGCGCAGGAAGATCGTCTCCAGGCGGTCCTTGTGCTTTTCTTCCTCGACCTTCATGTGGGCGAAGAACTCGAAGAGCGGCGTTTCGCGAAAGGTGTCCATGTAGCGCGAATAGTATTGGACCGCCCGCTCCTCGTGGTGGATCGCAAACGCGATGACCTCCTTGGCGGTCGTGTCCTCGGTGATCTCGTGCACGTCGGGGATGCGCAGCGGCGGGCCCTTGCGCGGCTGGTCGCGGCGGCCGAGCCGGTCGAAGTTCTTGTCGGCCAGCGTCATCTCCAGCAGCTTGATGTGGCCCTCTTCCTCGCGCATCAGCATGGCGAGGGCTTTGTTGCCGTTGTCGTCCTTGAGCCGTCCCTTCCACTGCTTGTACATCTCGTACGACAGCCGCTCGCGGTTGACGGACTTCTTGATCATCTCGTCGAGTTCGAAAATCTCGGACACGTCGTCCCTCCGAAGTCGGCTTCGCCCAGGCCCTAGACCAGTTCTTCCGGCAGGGTCTGAAGCCGCTCCATGTCCTTGATGTAAATCGTCTTGCCCTTGGTTTCGATGATGCCCTCTTTCGAGAGGCGCGAAATGATGCGGATGGTCGTCTCGACCGTGCTGCCGACCATGTCGGCGATGTCCTGACGCGTCAGGATCACGGGGATGCGCGTCTTCTTGCCCTCTTCGCGACCGATCCGGTCGGCGAGCTTGAGCAGCAGATTGACGATACGCCGTTCGACGCGCTCGACCGCGAGACCCTGAATCACCTCCTGCGACTCGCGTAGGCGGCGCGAGAGCTCCAGGATAATCTCGTAGCTCACGTTGGGATGCCGCCGGACCATGGCGAGGAACTCGAGCCGCGGGATCTTGAGGATGACCGCCGCTTCCATCGTTTTGGCCGAGAGGGGGT
This genomic interval carries:
- the lspA gene encoding signal peptidase II, which gives rise to MTAERRGNATSVWRVKVLPVVSICAAVMALDRWTKVLARGAFSEGELREVIPGLFDLTLRYNTGAAFSLFDSSPVLFFLGVSGLAIAALISFLVQLGPEDRVQIWALGAVMGGALGNLWDRLAVGGVVDFLLFHYRSVAWPAFNVADIAIVVGVIVFLIENLRAGRKAEAR
- the lspA gene encoding signal peptidase II, translated to MSVYRNKFLVVAYGALTCLALDQITKFWVLRHFPFERSVAVVEGTFHITHKLNPGAAFGLFRGQPLPFFLVVSVIALGFIVYFVSRVAPDRLRLTVALSMILGGALGNISDRLRIGAVVDFLDLRFGSRIWPTFNVADIVIVVGVLLFLWDMSRHEMQWDSRRHDQPPNDDAILPPPDLREETP
- a CDS encoding Crp/Fnr family transcriptional regulator; translated protein: MAAVDNFEILKNIFIFSAFDMDALSSIHALCVEESLKKGESVFWEGDPPHWLLILKRGKVKLFKQSPSGKETILRIVDAGETFGEIALFDGRAYPLSAKTMEAAVILKIPRLEFLAMVRRHPNVSYEIILELSRRLRESQEVIQGLAVERVERRIVNLLLKLADRIGREEGKKTRIPVILTRQDIADMVGSTVETTIRIISRLSKEGIIETKGKTIYIKDMERLQTLPEELV